One Mangrovimonas cancribranchiae DNA segment encodes these proteins:
- a CDS encoding solute:sodium symporter family transporter, which yields MIGLLSFIGFTALVAIISYFATRNTNENSSDGYFLGGRSLTGVVIAGSLLLTNLSTEQIVGLNGTAYKEGVLVMAWETLAAIAMVIAAIFLLPRYLKGGIATIPTFLERRYNKTTKAITSGLFLSGYVVVLLPIVLYSGALAINSMFDVPEMLGVSKTVGLWITVFSIGIIGSIYAIFGGLKAVAVSDTINAIGLLIGGLLIPIFGLMEIGNNSITEGISTLFESNPEKFNAIGDVTASVPFTTIFTGMMLVQLFYWGTNQAIIQRALGAKNLKEGQKGLLLASFIKILGPLIVVLPGIIAFHIFQGNLSNPDEAYPELVTRVLPASLVGFFAAVLFGAILSSFNSALNSSVTLFGVDIYKEFINKQASEIQIVKAGKRFGVLLALLSMFVAPFIANAPDGLFGYLQEVNGCYSIPILTIIVVGYLTKRVPAIAANIAILSGAILYIISQFVLQPYYVNTALADAKAASITDEAALALIKAEAYPHYLHVMAILFVCNIIVMLIIGKLFPRKEAYTDTFTQEVDITPWKYAKTVGVAITLIVIAIYIYFS from the coding sequence ATGATTGGATTGCTTTCCTTTATAGGATTTACAGCTCTTGTGGCTATTATATCTTATTTCGCTACACGAAATACAAATGAAAATTCTTCAGACGGTTATTTCCTTGGTGGTAGAAGTTTAACGGGTGTTGTTATAGCAGGCTCGTTATTACTAACCAACCTCTCTACCGAACAAATTGTTGGATTAAACGGTACTGCCTATAAAGAAGGTGTTCTTGTAATGGCCTGGGAAACCTTAGCCGCAATTGCTATGGTAATAGCCGCCATTTTTCTATTACCTAGATATTTAAAAGGAGGCATTGCAACCATCCCTACGTTTTTAGAACGTCGATATAACAAAACAACAAAAGCCATAACCTCTGGTTTGTTTTTAAGTGGTTATGTCGTGGTACTTTTACCCATTGTTTTATACTCTGGCGCATTAGCCATAAATAGCATGTTCGATGTTCCGGAAATGTTAGGCGTTTCTAAAACAGTTGGACTATGGATTACGGTATTTTCTATTGGTATTATAGGGTCTATTTATGCCATTTTTGGTGGTCTTAAAGCTGTAGCAGTTTCCGATACAATTAATGCCATTGGATTATTAATTGGCGGGTTACTTATTCCCATTTTTGGACTAATGGAAATTGGCAACAATAGTATTACTGAAGGAATTTCAACGCTTTTTGAATCAAACCCAGAAAAGTTTAATGCTATTGGCGATGTAACAGCCTCGGTACCTTTTACTACGATTTTTACAGGTATGATGCTTGTGCAATTATTCTATTGGGGTACCAATCAAGCCATTATACAACGGGCTTTAGGAGCTAAAAACCTTAAAGAGGGTCAAAAAGGTCTTTTACTAGCCTCTTTTATAAAGATATTAGGGCCTTTAATTGTTGTCCTTCCTGGTATTATTGCCTTTCATATTTTTCAAGGTAATCTTTCCAACCCAGACGAAGCGTATCCAGAGTTAGTAACTCGTGTTCTACCAGCATCTTTAGTAGGTTTCTTTGCTGCGGTGTTATTTGGTGCCATACTTAGTTCATTTAACAGTGCTTTAAACAGCTCGGTAACCTTATTTGGTGTTGATATTTATAAGGAATTTATCAATAAACAGGCTTCTGAAATTCAAATTGTAAAAGCTGGAAAACGTTTTGGTGTTTTATTAGCATTGCTTTCCATGTTTGTTGCTCCATTTATTGCGAATGCTCCAGACGGGTTATTTGGCTATTTACAAGAAGTTAACGGTTGTTATAGCATCCCTATTTTAACCATTATTGTTGTGGGATATTTAACCAAACGTGTCCCTGCAATTGCAGCAAATATTGCTATTTTATCTGGAGCTATTCTTTATATTATCAGTCAGTTTGTATTACAACCGTATTATGTAAACACAGCGTTGGCAGATGCGAAAGCAGCTTCAATAACAGATGAAGCCGCATTAGCCTTAATTAAAGCCGAAGCTTACCCGCATTATTTACATGTAATGGCTATACTGTTTGTCTGTAATATTATTGTTATGCTTATAATTGGTAAGCTTTTCCCAAGAAAAGAAGCTTACACAGATACATTTACTCAAGAAGTAGATATTACTCCATGGAAATATGCAAAAACAGTAGGAGTTGCTATTACTCTTATTGTTATTGCTATATATATTTATTTCTCTTAA